TCCCGCCCCCGTGACGACCCGCCCTTCGGCTCGGTGCCTCCCCTGAACTCCGGTGCTCGCAGGGAGCCGGGATTCGGGCTCAGCCGAGCATCTTGCGGAGGGTTCGCAGGTTGCGGTTCGTCGTCGACGGCTTGAACCGTGCCTTGGCGAGCAACTTCGCGAACGGCGTGTCGACGGTGGTGCCCTTCACGGGGTTCCAGTAGACGACGCCGTCGCCTCGTGCGATCGGGTCGACCTCGGCGTCGGCGTCGGCGGCGAACCCCGCGAGTTCGTCGATGACCGCGGATTCGGACGCGAAGATCACCCACGGCTGCCGACGCTCATCGTCGGCGTCGAACGGGAACCCGTCGACCGCGCGCTGCAGTTCGGCGCGGGTGACGAGCACGATCCACGCGTCGTAGTCGAAGCGCTCGCGGAGCGCCTGCTCGATGCGCGCCTTCAGCGCCTCGCGGGTCTCCTTCGTCTCGCTCTCGAACACGACGTTGCCGCTCGCGAGCACCGTGCGGACTCCCCCGAAGCCGAGGCGCAGGAACAGTTCGCGCAGGTCTGCTGATCTCACGGTGATGCCCCCGACGTTGACACCGCGGAGCAGTGCGATGAAGTCGGCCATGCTGCGACCTTAGCGAGCGCCGCCGACCTCCCGCATCGCCCGGTCTGCAGCGCGCCGTGCGTCAGCTGGAGATCGGGACGCGGGCGCGC
The sequence above is a segment of the Agromyces hippuratus genome. Coding sequences within it:
- a CDS encoding DUF1697 domain-containing protein, producing MADFIALLRGVNVGGITVRSADLRELFLRLGFGGVRTVLASGNVVFESETKETREALKARIEQALRERFDYDAWIVLVTRAELQRAVDGFPFDADDERRQPWVIFASESAVIDELAGFAADADAEVDPIARGDGVVYWNPVKGTTVDTPFAKLLAKARFKPSTTNRNLRTLRKMLG